One stretch of Deinococcus aquaedulcis DNA includes these proteins:
- a CDS encoding lysoplasmalogenase family protein produces the protein MSRWPFRLGAAATVAAGMADHARAHQTAETSLILALMTEVLAQAPARSRTDTALLLGALGASGLGGLHIATATHLPDPQGYPAGFRRGAAWYALAQTAYLGLLWRHGARPHAGAWPLRLGAAGLGLGLLLRHDRASLPTLSGYGTLLSGMALLAADPRLAPAAGRALRVGGWLFVASDLLILVRRYLLRGRLSRALAEGLMLALYASAQRRLMDGLLELTRQQQER, from the coding sequence ATGAGCCGCTGGCCCTTTCGCCTGGGCGCCGCTGCTACCGTGGCAGCCGGCATGGCCGACCACGCCCGCGCCCACCAGACTGCCGAAACCAGCCTGATCCTGGCCCTGATGACCGAGGTCCTGGCCCAGGCCCCGGCACGGTCACGCACTGATACCGCTCTGCTGCTGGGAGCCCTGGGGGCATCGGGCCTGGGTGGGCTGCACATTGCCACGGCCACGCACCTGCCGGACCCCCAGGGGTATCCCGCTGGCTTCCGGCGTGGCGCAGCGTGGTACGCGCTGGCCCAGACGGCGTATCTCGGTCTGCTGTGGCGTCACGGGGCCCGGCCGCACGCGGGCGCGTGGCCCCTGCGCCTGGGGGCCGCTGGGCTGGGCCTGGGCCTGCTGCTGCGGCACGACCGCGCCAGCCTGCCCACGCTCAGCGGCTACGGCACACTCCTCTCTGGGATGGCGCTGCTGGCCGCCGACCCCCGGCTGGCCCCGGCGGCGGGCCGCGCCTTGCGGGTGGGCGGCTGGCTGTTCGTGGCCTCGGACCTGCTGATTCTGGTGCGGCGCTACCTGCTGCGAGGCCGCCTGAGCCGCGCCCTGGCCGAAGGGCTGATGCTGGCCCTGTATGCCAGCGCCCAGCGCCGGCTGATGGACGGGTTGCTGGAATTGACGCGCCAACAACAGGAGAGGTAA
- a CDS encoding 5-formyltetrahydrofolate cyclo-ligase, with amino-acid sequence MRPLLDAPKPEWRRWAREVRAGLPDPSEAITAHLRAFLRSHGARRVLAYRALAGEPDLCALADEFELLTTRARFRPQPHLTLHPWHTATEPSRFGALQPPADAPQVPLDTVDAALLPALAYDRAGVRLGYGGGFYDRLLPGFAGLTVGVIPAALLVPALPRDPHDCPVAWLATEDGVQATGRSEA; translated from the coding sequence CTGAGGCCCCTTCTGGATGCCCCCAAACCCGAATGGCGACGCTGGGCGCGCGAGGTTCGGGCCGGGCTTCCCGACCCATCCGAGGCGATCACCGCGCACCTGCGGGCCTTTCTGCGATCCCACGGCGCCCGGCGCGTGCTGGCCTACCGCGCGCTGGCGGGCGAGCCCGACCTCTGCGCGCTGGCGGACGAGTTTGAACTGCTGACCACCCGCGCCCGCTTTCGCCCGCAGCCGCACCTGACCCTACACCCCTGGCACACGGCCACCGAGCCCAGCCGCTTTGGCGCCCTGCAACCCCCGGCCGACGCGCCGCAGGTGCCACTGGACACGGTGGATGCCGCGCTGCTGCCCGCCCTGGCGTATGACCGCGCTGGGGTGCGACTGGGCTACGGCGGCGGCTTTTATGACCGTCTGCTGCCCGGTTTCGCGGGCCTGACCGTGGGCGTGATCCCGGCGGCCCTGCTGGTGCCCGCGCTGCCCCGGGACCCCCACGACTGCCCGGTGGCGTGGCTGGCCACCGAGGACGGCGTGCAGGCCACCGGGCGGAGCGAGGCATGA
- a CDS encoding phosphodiesterase, whose protein sequence is MFIAQLSDTHVDTAQPHKAEALRRAVAFLTTLPRTPDAVLITGDCTEHGLPEEYETFQAALSPLTMPVYVVPGNHDDRAQMLARFPLPGEGLSGFLQYVVEDGPLRLIGLDTHWPGQGAGQLCAARLSWLDEVLAQAPERPTLLFMHHPPIQSGLQVMDAIGLRGRAELCEVVQRHPQVVRVLAGHVHMPLTAGFAHTTVMTCPGTDATFQPDWAQPHKLVIQYQPPLALLHHWQEEAGLVSFTAAPERAPWVTLHDGQRWAG, encoded by the coding sequence ATGTTCATCGCCCAGCTCAGTGACACGCATGTGGACACCGCCCAGCCGCACAAGGCCGAGGCGCTGCGCCGCGCCGTGGCTTTTCTGACCACCCTGCCCCGCACCCCCGACGCCGTGCTGATCACCGGCGACTGCACCGAGCACGGCCTTCCTGAAGAGTACGAGACGTTCCAGGCCGCGCTCTCGCCGCTGACCATGCCGGTGTATGTGGTGCCCGGCAACCACGACGACCGTGCCCAGATGCTGGCGCGCTTTCCGCTGCCGGGCGAGGGGCTGAGCGGCTTTTTGCAGTACGTCGTAGAGGACGGGCCGCTGCGCCTGATCGGGCTGGACACCCACTGGCCGGGGCAGGGGGCGGGGCAACTGTGCGCCGCGCGCCTGTCGTGGCTGGACGAGGTGCTGGCCCAGGCCCCAGAGCGCCCCACGCTGCTGTTCATGCACCACCCGCCCATCCAGAGCGGCCTGCAGGTGATGGACGCTATTGGCCTGCGGGGGCGCGCGGAACTGTGCGAGGTGGTGCAGCGCCACCCCCAGGTGGTGCGAGTGCTGGCCGGTCACGTGCATATGCCGCTCACCGCTGGCTTTGCCCACACCACGGTCATGACCTGCCCCGGCACCGACGCCACCTTTCAGCCGGACTGGGCGCAACCCCACAAGCTGGTGATCCAGTACCAGCCGCCCCTGGCGCTGCTGCACCACTGGCAGGAGGAGGCGGGGCTGGTCTCCTTTACGGCCGCCCCCGAACGCGCCCCCTGGGTGACCCTGCACGACGGCCAGCGGTGGGCGGGCTGA
- a CDS encoding DUF4394 domain-containing protein, translated as MKYAAPLAVLSSLVLAACNPPVTPAAPSGQVVYGLGAGGQLVSFGLDNASASLRTMPITGLGNGETLVDLDLRNTDNMLYAMSSAGNVYRLSMTGAATRDSATLGDAAVAMDFNPVANRLRVLGTADRNYRLTLASAPVPGTSPAGTVTNDGTFAYVTATPNPNLVAAAYTNSFNNSASGAVNAGTTTELFSIDADTDALVLHSNNPTGPAGNFSLLTTRGALGVDAMPGMTGFDIAGASSAYLSTAGSGSTAFYTVDLGTGRATLKTTVGVGLKSFALGLNPQ; from the coding sequence ATGAAATATGCTGCGCCCCTTGCCGTGCTGTCTTCACTCGTTCTGGCTGCCTGCAATCCACCAGTGACCCCGGCCGCCCCCAGCGGTCAGGTGGTCTACGGCCTGGGTGCCGGGGGCCAGCTGGTCAGCTTTGGCCTGGACAATGCCAGTGCCAGCCTGCGCACCATGCCCATTACGGGGCTGGGCAACGGCGAAACGCTGGTGGACCTGGACCTGCGCAACACCGACAACATGCTGTACGCCATGTCCAGCGCGGGGAACGTCTACCGCCTGAGCATGACGGGCGCCGCCACCCGCGACAGCGCGACCCTGGGCGACGCCGCTGTGGCGATGGACTTCAACCCCGTGGCCAACCGCCTGCGGGTGCTGGGCACCGCCGACCGCAATTACCGCCTGACCCTGGCCAGCGCGCCGGTCCCGGGCACCTCGCCCGCTGGAACGGTCACCAACGACGGCACCTTCGCCTACGTAACGGCCACCCCCAACCCCAATCTGGTGGCGGCGGCCTACACGAATTCGTTCAACAACAGCGCCAGCGGCGCGGTGAACGCGGGCACCACCACCGAACTGTTTTCCATTGACGCCGACACCGATGCCCTGGTGCTTCACAGCAACAACCCGACTGGCCCGGCTGGCAACTTCAGCCTGCTGACCACGCGCGGCGCGCTGGGCGTGGACGCCATGCCCGGCATGACCGGCTTTGATATCGCTGGGGCCAGCAGCGCCTACCTCAGCACTGCGGGCAGTGGCAGCACGGCGTTCTACACCGTGGACCTGGGCACAGGCCGGGCCACCCTGAAAACCACGGTGGGCGTGGGCCTCAAGAGCTTTGCGCTGGGACTGAACCCACAGTAA
- the hisIE gene encoding bifunctional phosphoribosyl-AMP cyclohydrolase/phosphoribosyl-ATP diphosphatase HisIE: MTTDLPSTLTFDPQTGLLPVVTQDARTGAVLMQAWADRAAVQRTLDTREATYYSRSRQAQWIKGQTSGHTQRIVSVQADCDGDSLLYRVEQTGPACHTGAYSCYHQPLLAGDDPGSGLDGTLERVYATIAERLATLPENSYVARLHAGGLDRVLKKISEEAGEVLLAAKNGDRTELATEAADLLFHLLFALAEVGVGPADVAAVLQAREGKTGLKGPKEVG; encoded by the coding sequence ATGACCACTGACCTGCCCAGCACCCTGACCTTTGACCCCCAGACCGGCCTGCTTCCGGTGGTGACCCAGGACGCCCGCACCGGCGCGGTGCTGATGCAGGCGTGGGCCGACCGCGCGGCGGTGCAGCGTACCCTGGACACCCGCGAAGCCACCTACTACTCGCGCAGTCGTCAGGCCCAGTGGATCAAGGGCCAGACCAGCGGCCACACCCAGCGCATCGTGAGCGTGCAGGCCGATTGCGACGGCGACAGCCTGCTGTACCGCGTGGAGCAGACCGGCCCGGCCTGCCACACCGGGGCCTACAGCTGTTACCACCAGCCGCTGCTGGCAGGCGACGACCCCGGCAGCGGCCTGGACGGCACCCTGGAGCGGGTGTACGCCACCATTGCCGAGCGGCTGGCCACCCTGCCCGAGAATAGTTACGTGGCCCGGCTGCACGCAGGCGGCCTGGACCGGGTGCTGAAAAAGATCAGCGAGGAAGCGGGCGAGGTGTTGCTGGCCGCCAAGAACGGGGACCGCACCGAACTGGCCACCGAAGCCGCCGACCTGCTGTTTCACCTGCTGTTCGCCCTGGCCGAGGTGGGCGTGGGCCCAGCGGATGTGGCCGCCGTGCTGCAGGCCCGCGAGGGCAAAACCGGCCTGAAAGGCCCCAAAGAGGTGGGCTGA